Part of the Acidobacteriota bacterium genome, GAGCTGCGCCAGCGTGACTTGTTTGCGGCGGGCGTCGTCCGCCGCAAACTCGGGTACCACGCTTACCACCGGCGCTTCCAGCTCCAGCACGCCGCGCTCGTACAAGAGCATCGCCATCGCCGTGGTCGCAACCACCTTCGAGACCGACGCGAGGTCATAGATAGTGTCGGCCTGGACGCGAGGCGCGTTCGCGTCATAGGTGAACCCGCCGAGTCCCTTGAGCGCGACCAGCTTCCCCTGGTGCGTGATGGCAACGGCCGCGCCGGGAAAAGCTTTCGCGGCGACGGCCTGGTCGAGCACCTGCCAGGCTGGCGCGAAGACCCGGTCTTGATCTTCGTATGCGGCAACCAGCGCGGTTGAGGATGGGTTGGCGGTGGTCAGAAGGGAACGCCTTGTTGGAGTTGAGATCGTGGACTCGGCTTGTTGGAGTCGGCTGGCTCGCGTTATAACACAGCGTAGAACCTGCTCTCAATTGTCCCTCCGTCACAAGCCGCGCCACCTGATCGTCCGGCTGCTCGCGCCGGC contains:
- a CDS encoding beta-lactamase family protein — translated: MLDQAVAAKAFPGAAVAITHQGKLVALKGLGGFTYDANAPRVQADTIYDLASVSKVVATTAMAMLLYERGVLELEAPVVSVVPEFAADDARRKQVTLAQL